The Streptomyces sp. NBC_00344 genome includes a window with the following:
- the proS gene encoding proline--tRNA ligase, which translates to MSKAPVLTPRAVDFPRWYQDLINKAELADNGPVRGTMVIRPYGYGLWERMQQELDVRIKHAGAQNAYFPLLIPQSYLSREAQHVEGFAPELAVVTQGGGRELDEPVVVRPTSETIINEYFSKWVQSYRDLPLLINQWANVVRWEMRPRVFLRTTEFLWQEGHTAHADRAGARDFAAHIHRNVYADFMINVLGIDVVLGRKTPSERFAGAINTLTLEGMMGDGKALQMGTSHELGTNFANAFHTRYLSKDGHQELVWQTSWGVSTRMVGGLIMSHGDDSGLRVPPRLAAVQAVVVAIKGDEAVARAQEIGDALRTAGIRAQVDSRTDVPFGRRAVDWELKGVPVRIEIGPRDLEAGTVMLVRRVVDPQAPGGKETVRIEDLPGLLPAVLEEAQGLLLKESRERRESLTSDVTTIGEAADVAKAGGWARIPWATVGPAGEAELAGKSVSVRCLVAEDGAVPETDDAPGTVALVARAY; encoded by the coding sequence ATGTCCAAGGCTCCCGTTCTCACGCCCCGTGCGGTCGACTTTCCCCGCTGGTACCAGGACCTGATCAACAAGGCCGAACTCGCGGACAACGGCCCGGTGCGCGGCACCATGGTCATCCGTCCGTACGGCTACGGGCTGTGGGAGCGGATGCAGCAGGAGCTGGACGTCCGCATCAAGCACGCGGGCGCTCAGAACGCCTACTTCCCGCTCCTCATCCCCCAGTCTTACCTGAGTCGTGAAGCTCAGCACGTCGAGGGCTTCGCGCCCGAGCTCGCGGTGGTCACCCAGGGAGGCGGCAGGGAACTCGACGAGCCGGTCGTGGTGCGGCCCACCTCCGAGACGATCATCAATGAATACTTCTCGAAATGGGTCCAGAGCTACCGTGACCTCCCCCTGCTCATCAATCAGTGGGCCAATGTGGTCCGTTGGGAGATGAGGCCGAGGGTGTTCCTGCGAACGACTGAATTCCTGTGGCAGGAAGGGCACACCGCGCACGCGGACCGCGCCGGGGCCAGGGATTTCGCCGCGCACATCCACCGGAACGTCTATGCCGACTTCATGATCAATGTGCTGGGAATCGATGTCGTGCTCGGCCGCAAGACCCCGAGTGAGCGCTTCGCCGGGGCGATCAACACCCTCACGCTCGAGGGGATGATGGGAGACGGCAAGGCCCTTCAGATGGGGACGAGCCACGAACTCGGCACCAACTTCGCCAACGCCTTCCACACCCGGTATCTGTCGAAGGACGGACATCAGGAACTTGTCTGGCAGACATCGTGGGGAGTCTCGACCCGCATGGTCGGCGGACTGATCATGTCGCACGGCGACGACAGCGGTCTGCGGGTGCCGCCCCGGCTTGCGGCCGTCCAGGCCGTGGTCGTCGCCATCAAGGGTGACGAGGCGGTGGCCAGGGCACAGGAGATCGGTGACGCCCTGCGGACCGCGGGAATCCGCGCCCAGGTCGACAGCCGCACCGACGTTCCCTTCGGCCGCCGGGCGGTGGACTGGGAGCTCAAGGGCGTGCCGGTGCGCATCGAGATCGGCCCGCGGGATCTGGAGGCAGGCACGGTGATGCTGGTCCGCAGGGTGGTGGATCCGCAGGCTCCGGGCGGCAAGGAGACCGTGCGGATCGAGGATCTGCCCGGGCTGCTGCCCGCCGTGCTCGAGGAGGCCCAGGGGCTGCTGCTGAAGGAGTCCCGAGAGCGCCGGGAGTCCCTGACCAGCGACGTCACGACCATCGGGGAAGCCGCCGATGTCGCGAAGGCCGGCGGATGGGCGCGTATCCCGTGGGCCACCGTCGGTCCGGCGGGCGAGGCCGAACTCGCCGGAAAGTCGGTGTCCGTCAGGTGCCTGGTCGCGGAGGACGGGGCGGTGCCCGAGACGGATGACGCGCCGGGTACGGTCGCCTTGGTAGCCCGTGCCTACTGA
- the ffh gene encoding signal recognition particle protein, which translates to MFDTLSDRLAATFKNLRGKGRLSEADIDATAREIRIALLEADVALPVVRAFIKQVKERAAGAEVSQALNPAQQVIKIVNEELIGILGGETRRLRFAKQPPTVIMLAGLQGAGKTTLAGKLGLWLKGQGHAPLLVACDLQRPNAVNQLSVVAERAGVAVFAPEPGNGVGDPVKVAQDSIEFAKSKQYDVVVVDTAGRLGIDQELMQQAADIRDAVSPDEVLFVVDAMIGQDAVNTAEAFRDGVGFDGVVLSKLDGDARGGAALSIAHVTGRQIMFASNGEKLDEFDTFHPDRMASRILGMGDMLSLIEKAEQTFSQAEAEQMASKLASSKGKDFTLDDFLAQMEQVRKMGSISKLLGMLPGMGQMKEQINSIDERDVDRTAAIIKSMTPAERQDPTIINGSRRARVAKGSGVEVSAVKSLVERFFEARKMMSRMAQGGGMPGMPGMPGMGGGPGRQKKQQKQAKGKRKSGNPMKRKADEQAAALRREQGGTPGLPAGQDDQNFELPDEFKKFMG; encoded by the coding sequence GTGTTCGACACCCTCTCCGACCGCCTTGCCGCGACATTCAAGAACCTCCGGGGCAAGGGCCGCCTGTCCGAGGCGGACATCGACGCCACAGCACGCGAGATCCGCATCGCGCTGCTCGAAGCGGACGTGGCGCTGCCCGTCGTCCGCGCCTTCATCAAGCAGGTCAAGGAGCGCGCGGCCGGCGCCGAGGTCTCCCAGGCGCTGAATCCCGCCCAGCAGGTCATCAAGATCGTCAACGAGGAGCTCATCGGCATCCTCGGCGGCGAGACCCGCCGGCTCCGCTTCGCCAAGCAGCCGCCGACCGTGATCATGCTCGCGGGTCTGCAGGGCGCGGGCAAGACGACACTCGCCGGAAAGCTGGGTCTCTGGCTCAAGGGTCAGGGACATGCTCCCCTGCTTGTGGCGTGCGACCTGCAGCGTCCCAACGCCGTCAACCAGTTGAGCGTCGTCGCCGAGCGTGCGGGCGTCGCCGTCTTCGCCCCCGAACCGGGTAATGGAGTCGGGGACCCCGTCAAGGTCGCCCAGGACTCCATCGAGTTCGCCAAGTCCAAGCAGTACGACGTGGTCGTCGTGGACACCGCGGGCCGCCTCGGCATCGACCAGGAACTGATGCAGCAGGCTGCGGACATCCGCGATGCCGTCAGCCCCGACGAGGTCCTGTTCGTCGTCGACGCGATGATCGGACAGGACGCGGTCAACACCGCTGAGGCCTTCCGCGACGGTGTCGGCTTTGACGGTGTTGTGCTCTCGAAGCTCGACGGCGACGCTCGCGGCGGCGCCGCCCTCTCGATCGCCCATGTCACCGGGCGCCAGATCATGTTCGCGTCCAACGGCGAGAAGCTGGACGAGTTCGACACGTTCCACCCGGACCGTATGGCGTCCCGCATTCTCGGCATGGGCGACATGCTCAGCTTGATCGAGAAGGCCGAGCAGACCTTCAGCCAGGCCGAGGCCGAGCAGATGGCCTCCAAGCTGGCCAGCAGCAAGGGCAAGGACTTCACGCTCGACGACTTCCTGGCTCAGATGGAGCAGGTCAGGAAGATGGGCAGCATCTCCAAGCTGCTCGGCATGCTGCCCGGCATGGGGCAGATGAAGGAACAGATCAACAGCATCGACGAGCGCGACGTGGACCGCACCGCCGCGATCATCAAGTCGATGACCCCGGCCGAGCGCCAGGATCCGACGATCATCAACGGCTCCCGCCGTGCCCGTGTGGCAAAGGGCTCCGGTGTCGAGGTCAGCGCGGTGAAGAGCCTTGTGGAGAGGTTCTTCGAAGCCCGCAAAATGATGTCGCGCATGGCCCAGGGCGGCGGAATGCCGGGGATGCCGGGGATGCCGGGCATGGGTGGCGGCCCCGGCCGGCAGAAGAAGCAGCAGAAGCAGGCCAAGGGCAAGCGCAAGAGCGGCAACCCGATGAAGCGCAAGGCCGACGAGCAGGCCGCGGCCCTTCGCCGCGAGCAGGGTGGTACGCCCGGTCTGCCGGCCGGTCAGGACGACCAGAACTTCGAGCTGCCCGACGAGTTCAAGAAGTTCATGGGCTGA
- the lepB gene encoding signal peptidase I, producing the protein MSGTVRTSDGRGRLGNTLSGLAVAIGCVLFLGGFAWGVVEYKPYTVPTDSMTPTVKVGDRVLAQRIDSNEVRRGDVVIFKDPQWGDMPMVKRVVGLGGDEVACCNSQGRLTVNGKGIAEPYLQNNPLAKGRASATNFSSKVPDGQLFVLGDERTNSMDSRVHLQDAEHGSVPLSTVSARVDAIAWPLRGGVMERPKGFAALPGGVSEPGPLRLVVGAILLGVVLILGGSLYGPLARVTGRKKTLAGVR; encoded by the coding sequence ATGAGCGGAACAGTACGTACGAGCGATGGCCGCGGCCGGCTCGGCAACACGTTGTCGGGCCTGGCCGTGGCCATCGGCTGTGTGCTCTTTCTCGGCGGGTTCGCCTGGGGAGTGGTGGAGTACAAGCCGTACACCGTGCCGACGGACTCGATGACCCCGACCGTCAAGGTGGGGGACCGGGTCCTCGCGCAGCGAATAGACAGCAACGAGGTGCGCCGCGGCGACGTGGTGATCTTCAAGGACCCCCAGTGGGGCGACATGCCCATGGTGAAGCGGGTGGTCGGACTCGGCGGCGACGAGGTCGCCTGCTGCAACTCCCAGGGCCGGCTGACGGTGAACGGCAAGGGGATCGCCGAGCCGTATCTGCAGAACAATCCGCTGGCCAAGGGGCGTGCTTCGGCGACCAACTTCTCGTCGAAGGTGCCTGATGGGCAGTTGTTCGTGCTCGGCGACGAGCGCACCAACTCGATGGACTCACGAGTGCACCTCCAGGACGCCGAGCACGGTTCGGTACCGCTCTCGACGGTGTCCGCACGGGTGGATGCCATTGCCTGGCCGCTGCGCGGCGGGGTGATGGAGCGCCCGAAGGGTTTCGCCGCACTGCCGGGCGGTGTCTCCGAGCCCGGGCCGCTGAGGCTGGTGGTGGGGGCGATCCTGCTCGGTGTCGTGCTGATCCTCGGCGGCTCGCTCTACGGCCCCCTGGCGCGGGTAACGGGGCGGAAGAAGACTCTCGCCGGTGTCCGCTGA
- the rpsP gene encoding 30S ribosomal protein S16 codes for MAVKIKLKRLGKIRSPHYRIVVADSRTRRDGRAIEEIGLYHPVQNPSRIEVNSERAQYWLSVGAQPTEPVMAILKLTGDWQAHKGLPAPAPLLQPEPKVDKRAAFEAFAKSIEGDEPKGEAITPKAKKAEKKADEAAPAAESTEPTEA; via the coding sequence GTGGCAGTCAAGATCAAGCTGAAGCGTCTGGGCAAGATCCGTTCGCCTCACTACCGCATCGTCGTCGCCGACTCCCGTACCCGCCGTGATGGCCGGGCCATCGAGGAGATCGGCCTGTACCACCCGGTGCAGAACCCGTCGCGTATCGAGGTCAACTCGGAGCGTGCGCAGTACTGGCTGTCCGTCGGCGCCCAGCCGACCGAGCCCGTCATGGCGATCCTGAAGCTCACCGGTGACTGGCAGGCGCACAAGGGCCTTCCGGCCCCCGCGCCGCTGCTGCAGCCGGAGCCGAAGGTCGACAAGCGCGCCGCGTTCGAGGCTTTCGCCAAGTCCATCGAGGGCGACGAGCCGAAGGGTGAGGCCATCACCCCCAAGGCGAAGAAGGCCGAGAAGAAGGCGGACGAGGCGGCCCCGGCTGCTGAGTCCACCGAGCCGACCGAGGCCTGA
- the lepB gene encoding signal peptidase I has translation MAVGARSGHDEPEDRPGSPVGGTGNEASDVGAPGRSGGHGGAGGPDGDGDDRDGRSGRNNKNQRSFWKELPILIGIALVLALLIKTFLVQAFSIPSESMQNTLLVGDRVLVDKLTPWFGAEPERGEVVVFHDPGGWLEGEPTPDPNVAQKFLSFIGLMPSANEKDLIKRVIAVGGDTVECKKGGPVVVNGKALSEKSYIYPGNTPCDDQPFGPIHVPKGRIWVMGDHRQDSLDSRYHQNLPGGGTVSVNKVVGRAFTVAWPIDRWSWLGIPGTFDQPGISAAAAMGPGALGFAGALPIVLRRRQKLSRRRTAG, from the coding sequence GTGGCGGTCGGTGCGCGATCCGGACACGACGAGCCGGAGGACCGGCCCGGATCGCCCGTTGGTGGCACAGGGAACGAGGCCTCCGATGTCGGTGCGCCCGGCAGGTCCGGCGGACACGGCGGAGCCGGTGGCCCGGACGGGGACGGCGATGACCGGGACGGCCGGAGCGGCAGGAACAACAAGAACCAGCGTTCGTTCTGGAAGGAACTGCCGATCCTCATCGGCATCGCGCTGGTCCTCGCCCTGCTGATCAAGACCTTCCTGGTGCAGGCGTTCTCGATTCCCTCGGAGTCGATGCAGAACACCCTGCTGGTGGGAGACCGGGTCCTGGTCGACAAACTGACCCCGTGGTTCGGTGCCGAGCCGGAGCGCGGCGAGGTCGTGGTCTTCCACGATCCGGGCGGCTGGCTCGAGGGTGAGCCCACGCCGGATCCGAATGTGGCTCAGAAATTTCTCAGCTTCATCGGTCTGATGCCGTCGGCCAACGAGAAGGACCTGATCAAGCGGGTCATCGCGGTCGGCGGGGACACCGTGGAGTGCAAGAAGGGAGGGCCGGTCGTGGTCAATGGCAAGGCACTCTCCGAGAAGTCGTACATCTACCCGGGCAACACTCCCTGCGACGACCAGCCGTTCGGGCCGATCCACGTCCCGAAGGGCCGGATCTGGGTGATGGGTGACCATCGTCAGGATTCGCTTGACTCCCGGTACCACCAGAACCTGCCCGGCGGCGGCACCGTCTCCGTCAACAAGGTGGTCGGGCGGGCCTTCACGGTGGCCTGGCCCATCGACCGCTGGTCCTGGCTGGGCATCCCCGGAACCTTCGATCAGCCGGGCATCAGCGCCGCTGCGGCGATGGGTCCCGGAGCCCTCGGATTCGCCGGGGCACTGCCGATCGTGCTCCGTCGTAGGCAGAAGCTGTCCCGCAGGCGTACTGCCGGGTAA
- a CDS encoding RNA-binding protein produces MLEEALEHLVKGIVDNPDDVQVASRNLRRGQVLEVRVHPDDLGKVIGRNGRTARALRTVVGAIGGRGIRVDLVDVDQVR; encoded by the coding sequence ATGCTCGAGGAGGCTCTCGAGCACCTCGTGAAGGGCATCGTCGACAACCCCGACGACGTGCAGGTCGCCTCGCGCAACCTGCGTCGCGGGCAGGTGCTGGAGGTTCGGGTGCATCCCGACGACCTCGGTAAGGTGATCGGCCGCAACGGCCGCACCGCGCGTGCCCTGCGCACCGTCGTAGGCGCCATCGGCGGCCGTGGCATCCGCGTCGACCTCGTCGACGTGGACCAGGTCCGCTGA
- the rplS gene encoding 50S ribosomal protein L19, translating into MSSLLNDVNAASLRSDLPAFRPGDTVNVHVRVIEGNRSRIQQFKGVVIRRQGAGVSETFTVRKVSFSVGVERTFPVNSPIFEKIELVSRGDVRRAKLYFLRELRGKAAKIKEKRDN; encoded by the coding sequence ATGTCCAGCCTGCTCAACGACGTCAACGCCGCATCCCTGCGGAGCGACCTTCCTGCCTTCCGCCCGGGTGACACCGTCAACGTTCACGTCCGCGTGATCGAGGGCAACCGCTCGCGTATCCAGCAGTTCAAGGGTGTAGTCATCCGCCGCCAGGGTGCGGGCGTCAGCGAGACCTTCACGGTCCGCAAGGTCTCCTTCTCCGTCGGCGTCGAGCGCACCTTCCCGGTGAACAGCCCGATCTTCGAGAAAATCGAGCTGGTCTCCCGCGGTGACGTCCGCCGCGCGAAGCTGTACTTCCTCCGTGAGCTGCGCGGCAAGGCCGCGAAGATCAAGGAGAAGCGCGACAACTGA
- the rimM gene encoding ribosome maturation factor RimM (Essential for efficient processing of 16S rRNA), with protein MQLVVARIGRAHGIKGEVTVEVRTDEPELRLGPGAVLATEPASAGPLTIETGRVHSGRLLLRFAGVKDRTGAEALRNILLIAEVDPEQAPEDPDEYYDHQLMDLDVVLADGTEVGRITEITHLPSQDLFIVERPDGSEVMIPFVEEIVTSIDLQEQRAVIDPPPGLIDESQAETVSSRDED; from the coding sequence GTGCAGCTGGTAGTCGCGCGGATCGGCCGCGCCCATGGCATCAAGGGCGAAGTCACCGTCGAGGTACGCACGGACGAGCCGGAGCTGCGGCTCGGGCCCGGTGCCGTACTCGCCACCGAACCGGCGTCGGCGGGGCCTCTGACCATCGAAACCGGCCGGGTGCACAGCGGCCGGCTGCTGCTGCGCTTCGCGGGGGTCAAGGACCGCACCGGAGCGGAGGCCCTCCGTAACATCCTGCTGATCGCCGAGGTCGACCCGGAGCAGGCGCCGGAGGATCCCGATGAGTACTACGACCATCAGCTGATGGACCTCGACGTGGTGCTCGCCGACGGCACCGAGGTCGGCCGGATCACCGAGATCACCCATCTGCCCTCGCAGGACCTTTTCATCGTGGAGCGTCCGGACGGCAGCGAGGTCATGATCCCGTTCGTCGAGGAGATCGTCACATCGATCGACCTTCAGGAGCAGCGGGCCGTCATCGACCCGCCTCCCGGACTGATCGACGAGAGCCAGGCCGAGACCGTCTCCAGCAGGGACGAGGACTGA
- a CDS encoding DUF2469 domain-containing protein, giving the protein MSAEDLEKYETEMELKLYREYRDVVGLFKYVIETERRFYLTNDYEMQVHSVQGEVFFEVSMADAWVWDMYRPARFVKQVRVLTFKDVNIEELNKSDLELPGG; this is encoded by the coding sequence ATGAGTGCCGAGGACCTCGAGAAGTACGAGACCGAGATGGAGCTGAAGCTCTACCGGGAGTACCGCGACGTCGTCGGTTTGTTCAAATACGTGATCGAGACCGAGCGACGTTTCTATCTCACCAACGACTATGAGATGCAAGTGCACTCGGTACAGGGCGAGGTCTTCTTCGAGGTCTCGATGGCAGATGCCTGGGTCTGGGACATGTACAGACCGGCCAGGTTCGTGAAGCAGGTCCGCGTGCTCACGTTCAAGGACGTGAACATCGAAGAGCTCAACAAGAGCGACCTCGAGCTTCCGGGTGGCTGA
- a CDS encoding SAM-dependent methyltransferase has translation MSSTLVRNQRHAATAPSAEAISRARDWTEIQERMLVPLYEAVYKRLDVGSGTQLLGIGCGSGLALLMAAGRGAGVTGVDRHAERIALARERLLPDETQHRTPAGARKGRTRLVLGGPADAADSTVPRYNLLTAFEPIGCVAGDADGLPTAIEDALPFTERGSAVVLTGWGPPERCATSAVLRVATRLADGPRQPLRDDLEEIAAQSGLRLDGSGRVACPFGYADVRSAVRGLLSTGLFDGAIQATDRSQVEKEVAEALHSHLRRDGTVWMPNIFRYVVARTP, from the coding sequence ATGTCATCAACGCTCGTCCGTAACCAGCGGCACGCAGCAACGGCTCCTTCTGCGGAAGCGATTTCGCGGGCCCGCGACTGGACCGAGATCCAGGAACGGATGCTCGTACCGCTCTACGAAGCGGTCTACAAACGACTGGACGTGGGCAGCGGTACTCAGCTGCTGGGCATCGGCTGCGGCTCGGGCCTGGCCCTGCTGATGGCAGCGGGCCGGGGCGCCGGCGTCACCGGCGTGGACAGGCACGCGGAGCGGATCGCGCTGGCCCGTGAGCGACTGCTTCCCGACGAGACGCAGCACCGGACCCCGGCAGGCGCCCGGAAAGGACGGACGCGCCTGGTGCTCGGCGGTCCCGCCGACGCCGCGGACTCCACGGTCCCGCGGTACAACCTGCTCACCGCGTTCGAACCGATCGGCTGTGTGGCGGGAGACGCCGACGGCCTGCCGACTGCCATCGAGGACGCCCTGCCGTTCACCGAGCGCGGCAGCGCCGTGGTGCTGACCGGCTGGGGGCCGCCGGAGCGCTGCGCGACGTCTGCGGTGCTGCGGGTCGCCACCCGATTGGCCGATGGGCCACGACAGCCGCTGAGGGACGACCTCGAGGAGATCGCGGCGCAGTCGGGACTGCGGCTCGACGGTTCGGGGCGGGTTGCGTGCCCGTTCGGCTACGCGGACGTCAGGAGCGCCGTACGCGGGCTGCTGTCGACGGGCCTGTTCGACGGGGCGATACAGGCGACGGACCGCTCCCAGGTCGAGAAGGAGGTCGCCGAGGCGCTCCATTCCCATCTGCGCCGCGACGGCACGGTCTGGATGCCGAACATCTTCCGCTATGTCGTGGCCCGCACCCCGTAG
- the lepB gene encoding signal peptidase I, with product MDTEAQHMERGLSPEPDTSGEGKGSRSMRFAAFAGGPWRRAGLLAVVCAVFLLLLSHYVMQPFLIPSGSMEPTLRVGDRLLVNKLAYRFGSVPRRGDVIVFDGTGSFVQQAPSRNPVTHALRGAAAALGLAEPADTDYIKRVVGVGGDHVVCCDKRGRLEVNGRPVREEYLYPGNPPSEVPFDIVVPDGTLWVMGDHRSRSSDSRDHLGEPGGGTVPLDRVIGRAGWIAWPFAHWSSLPPAGAFAQVPAAGGSHG from the coding sequence ATGGACACCGAAGCACAGCACATGGAGCGCGGCCTCTCTCCCGAACCGGACACGTCCGGTGAGGGCAAGGGGTCGCGCTCCATGCGTTTCGCCGCCTTCGCCGGGGGGCCGTGGCGCAGGGCAGGGCTGCTGGCCGTGGTCTGCGCCGTTTTCCTCCTGCTGCTGAGCCACTACGTGATGCAGCCGTTCCTGATCCCCAGCGGCTCCATGGAACCCACCCTCCGGGTGGGTGACCGGTTGCTGGTGAACAAATTGGCGTACCGTTTCGGCTCGGTGCCACGCCGTGGCGACGTCATCGTGTTCGACGGCACCGGATCCTTTGTGCAGCAGGCTCCGTCGCGGAACCCCGTCACCCACGCACTGCGCGGGGCGGCAGCGGCTCTGGGACTGGCCGAGCCCGCGGATACCGACTACATCAAGCGCGTGGTGGGAGTGGGTGGCGATCATGTGGTCTGCTGCGACAAGCGGGGGAGACTCGAAGTGAACGGTCGGCCGGTGCGCGAGGAGTATCTGTACCCGGGCAACCCTCCGTCGGAGGTGCCATTCGACATCGTCGTGCCCGACGGGACGCTCTGGGTCATGGGCGATCACCGGTCCCGTTCCAGCGACTCCCGTGACCACCTGGGCGAGCCGGGCGGCGGAACGGTCCCCTTGGACAGAGTCATCGGGCGGGCCGGCTGGATCGCCTGGCCGTTCGCCCACTGGTCATCGCTGCCCCCGGCCGGAGCCTTCGCGCAGGTGCCGGCAGCCGGTGGCTCGCATGGGTAA
- a CDS encoding NUDIX hydrolase — MSADEPGQPPGSHPVSLPGELRKVARVILLDPDDRILLMNGFEPADPSRTWWFTPGGGVEAGESREEAALREVREETGIAGIDLGPVLWKRLCSFPFDGRRWNQDEWYFLARTTETATVMDGLTSLEQRSVAGLRWWTSAELSAARETVYPTRLAGLLRTLLDEGPPAAPVVLTPEIA, encoded by the coding sequence GTGTCCGCTGACGAGCCAGGACAGCCGCCGGGCAGTCACCCCGTCTCTCTCCCCGGTGAGCTGCGCAAGGTTGCGCGGGTGATCCTTCTCGACCCGGACGACCGCATTCTTCTGATGAACGGGTTCGAGCCCGCTGATCCGTCGCGCACCTGGTGGTTCACACCGGGCGGTGGCGTGGAGGCGGGTGAGAGCCGCGAGGAGGCGGCGCTGCGTGAGGTGCGGGAGGAGACCGGCATCGCCGGTATCGACCTCGGCCCCGTGCTGTGGAAGCGGCTCTGCTCGTTCCCGTTCGACGGGCGGCGCTGGAATCAGGACGAATGGTACTTTCTCGCGCGAACCACCGAGACGGCGACCGTCATGGACGGCCTGACGAGCCTGGAACAGCGCAGTGTCGCGGGGCTGAGGTGGTGGACCTCCGCCGAACTGTCCGCAGCGCGTGAGACGGTGTATCCGACCAGGCTCGCCGGGCTGCTCCGCACGCTGCTCGACGAGGGTCCCCCGGCTGCACCGGTGGTCCTGACCCCGGAAATCGCCTAG
- a CDS encoding YraN family protein, producing the protein MNARGALGRYGEGLAARKLAEAGMTVVERNWRCRAGEIDIVAWDGDALVVCEVKTRRDGRFEHPMAAVTPIKAERLRHLAQRWVDSHGGPPPGGVRIDLVGVLLPNRGAPLVEHARGVA; encoded by the coding sequence ATGAACGCACGGGGGGCACTCGGGCGGTACGGCGAAGGACTGGCGGCACGGAAGCTGGCCGAGGCCGGAATGACCGTCGTCGAGCGGAACTGGCGCTGCAGGGCGGGCGAGATCGACATCGTCGCGTGGGACGGCGACGCGCTGGTCGTCTGTGAGGTGAAAACCCGCAGGGACGGTCGCTTCGAGCACCCGATGGCGGCAGTCACACCGATCAAGGCGGAGCGGCTCAGACATCTCGCCCAGCGCTGGGTCGACAGTCACGGTGGTCCACCGCCGGGCGGTGTCCGCATCGACCTGGTCGGGGTATTGCTGCCGAACCGCGGGGCGCCGCTGGTCGAGCACGCGCGGGGGGTGGCCTGA
- the trmD gene encoding tRNA (guanosine(37)-N1)-methyltransferase TrmD — MRLDVVTIFPEYLDPLDVSLVGKARARGRLDVHVHDLREWTHDRHNTVDDTPYGGGPGMVMKTEPWGEALDDVLAAGYEAGAGEPVLVVPTPSGRPFTQRIAVELSERPWLIFTPARYEGIDRRVFDEYATRMPVYELSIGDYVLAGGEAAVLVMTEAVARLLPGVLGNAESHRDDSFATGAMADLLEGPVYTKPPEWRGRGVPDVLLSGHHGKIARWRRDEAFRRTDLNRPDLLERSDPASFGKKDREMLSILGWKQGDGGRFGREPGAVEE, encoded by the coding sequence ATGCGGCTCGACGTCGTCACGATCTTTCCGGAGTACCTGGACCCACTGGACGTCTCGCTGGTGGGCAAGGCGCGCGCGCGTGGCCGGCTCGACGTGCATGTGCACGACCTGCGCGAGTGGACTCACGACCGGCACAACACGGTCGATGACACCCCGTACGGCGGAGGCCCCGGCATGGTCATGAAGACCGAGCCCTGGGGTGAGGCGCTGGACGACGTGCTCGCAGCCGGATACGAGGCGGGGGCCGGCGAGCCCGTGCTGGTCGTGCCCACCCCCAGCGGACGCCCCTTCACACAGCGGATCGCGGTCGAACTCTCCGAGCGCCCCTGGCTGATCTTCACCCCGGCCAGGTACGAGGGCATCGACCGGCGCGTCTTCGACGAGTACGCGACCCGGATGCCGGTGTACGAGCTCTCCATCGGGGACTATGTGCTGGCCGGCGGCGAGGCCGCAGTGCTGGTGATGACGGAGGCCGTGGCCCGGCTGCTGCCCGGCGTGCTCGGCAACGCCGAGTCCCATCGCGACGACTCCTTCGCGACCGGCGCCATGGCCGACCTCCTCGAAGGCCCGGTCTACACCAAGCCGCCCGAGTGGCGCGGCCGCGGAGTCCCGGACGTTCTGCTCAGCGGCCATCACGGCAAAATCGCCCGCTGGCGACGGGACGAGGCCTTCCGCCGCACGGACCTCAACAGGCCGGATCTGCTGGAACGCAGCGACCCCGCGTCGTTCGGCAAGAAGGACCGCGAGATGCTCTCCATCCTGGGCTGGAAGCAGGGGGACGGCGGACGATTTGGGCGAGAGCCCGGAGCCGTGGAAGAATAA